A window from Hallerella porci encodes these proteins:
- a CDS encoding TldD/PmbA family protein, whose product MNISEAVEFLSQEAKKSATSFDIIGTHSKSEGVSVFQGKVQNTEISESVGVGIRAFQGNHPGYAYTERLTEKALKQTLKDALSHTAFTKELKLELPHPENHPLRKIDYNPDLKNVTLSQMAEISIDIEKRCFEKSSDVKNVPYLGCQKSEGLIVFANSNGVRFERKDNGISAGVGVVAERNGSKKIGGYDQLEMKFEDLSAEKIATKSVEYARELLEPSKIESGKMPVILSERVAGQVFGMYASSFVAEQVQKGQSRMQGKLGKKVAGAGLTLLSDPTREDLPGVKTYDSEGTYADVVNVIQDGVLSDFLYNLETAAVEGRKSNGCALRSYEGKVGAGFSNLVILPGEKSTAELLKMFPRCLLVVKLEGNSGCSAVSGEMSIGVQGLYAENGQIVHPVEGATLSTNFIDLLESLVAIGSEYPDDYTSLMVPALAFPEIAVSN is encoded by the coding sequence CCGAAATCTCGGAATCGGTCGGCGTTGGCATTCGCGCGTTTCAAGGAAATCATCCGGGTTATGCTTACACGGAGCGCTTAACCGAAAAAGCGTTAAAGCAAACTTTGAAAGATGCGCTTTCGCATACGGCATTTACCAAAGAATTAAAACTGGAATTGCCGCATCCCGAAAATCATCCGTTAAGAAAAATTGATTACAATCCCGATTTAAAAAATGTCACGCTTTCGCAGATGGCAGAAATTTCCATCGACATTGAAAAACGCTGCTTTGAAAAATCATCGGATGTAAAAAATGTGCCGTATCTCGGCTGCCAAAAATCCGAAGGACTGATTGTTTTTGCGAATTCAAACGGCGTTCGTTTTGAACGCAAAGATAACGGCATTAGCGCAGGCGTCGGAGTCGTCGCCGAACGGAATGGCTCCAAAAAAATCGGCGGATACGATCAACTCGAAATGAAATTCGAAGATCTTTCCGCAGAAAAAATTGCGACGAAATCTGTCGAGTATGCGCGCGAACTTTTGGAACCATCAAAAATTGAATCCGGAAAAATGCCCGTGATTCTTTCGGAACGCGTCGCGGGCCAAGTCTTTGGTATGTATGCGTCATCCTTTGTCGCAGAACAAGTGCAAAAAGGACAATCGCGGATGCAAGGAAAACTCGGCAAAAAAGTGGCGGGAGCTGGGCTCACGTTGCTTTCGGATCCGACTCGCGAAGATTTGCCGGGAGTGAAAACTTACGATTCCGAAGGCACTTACGCCGATGTGGTGAATGTCATTCAAGATGGCGTTCTCTCGGATTTCTTGTACAATTTGGAAACGGCTGCAGTCGAAGGACGTAAAAGCAACGGCTGCGCTTTGCGTTCTTACGAAGGAAAAGTCGGTGCAGGATTTTCAAATCTCGTCATTCTTCCGGGCGAAAAATCTACTGCAGAACTTTTAAAAATGTTCCCGCGGTGTTTGCTCGTAGTAAAGCTCGAAGGCAATTCGGGCTGCAGTGCGGTAAGCGGTGAAATGAGCATCGGCGTGCAAGGCCTTTACGCGGAAAACGGACAAATCGTGCATCCCGTTGAAGGCGCAACTCTCAGCACAAACTTTATCGATTTACTCGAAAGTCTCGTCGCCATCGGAAGCGAATATCCCGATGATTATACGAGTTTAATGGTGCCGGCGCTCGCTTTCCCCGAAATTGCGGTTTCTAATTAA